The following are encoded in a window of Pseudalgibacter alginicilyticus genomic DNA:
- a CDS encoding GH3 auxin-responsive promoter family protein gives MISLKSVLAKPFAKRVYKSVQKWANKPIETQQKVFQDLINGAKKTVFGKDHDFSGIKTHEDFVKRVPVRDYEAIKPYIERVVAGEENILWLGKPEYFAKTSGTTSGVKYIPITKPSIKAQVNASRNAILFYIHETGRSRFVDGKMIFLQGSPVLTKKNGINVGRLSGISAHYVPKYLQKNRMPSWETNCIEDWETKVNAIVEETVNEDMTVIAGIPSWVQMYFEKLQQKTGKQISDVFKNFNLFIFGGVNYEPYRAKFENLIGKKVDSIELFPASEGFFAFQDKQNERGMLLQLNSGIFYEFIKVEDFFNENPKRITIRDVEVGVNYVLIISTNAGLWAYNIGDTVQFTSTKPYRIIVSGRIKHFISAFGEHVIGKEVEEAMKEATINTNIRVSEFTVAPQITPEKGLPYHEWFIEFENEPENISDLASKIDVALQKQNTYYFDLIEGKVLQPLKITKIKKNGFQDYMKSIGKLGGQNKVPRLSNDRKIIEVFHQLNLIK, from the coding sequence ATGATATCACTAAAATCAGTTCTTGCTAAACCGTTTGCAAAACGTGTTTATAAAAGTGTTCAAAAATGGGCAAATAAGCCTATTGAAACACAGCAAAAAGTATTTCAAGATTTAATTAATGGCGCTAAAAAAACAGTTTTTGGAAAAGATCATGATTTTTCTGGAATTAAAACACATGAAGATTTTGTAAAGCGTGTCCCTGTTAGAGATTATGAAGCCATTAAACCTTATATAGAGCGGGTTGTTGCTGGCGAAGAAAACATACTTTGGTTGGGTAAACCAGAATATTTTGCTAAAACATCAGGAACAACTTCTGGTGTTAAATACATTCCAATAACAAAGCCTTCAATTAAAGCTCAGGTGAATGCGTCTCGCAACGCAATTTTGTTTTATATCCATGAAACAGGCCGTAGTAGGTTTGTAGATGGTAAAATGATTTTTTTACAAGGTAGTCCAGTTTTAACAAAAAAAAATGGTATCAATGTAGGAAGATTATCAGGTATTTCAGCACATTATGTTCCAAAATATTTACAGAAAAATAGAATGCCTTCATGGGAAACAAATTGTATTGAAGATTGGGAAACTAAAGTAAATGCTATAGTTGAAGAAACAGTAAATGAAGATATGACTGTTATAGCTGGTATTCCATCATGGGTTCAAATGTATTTTGAAAAATTGCAACAAAAAACAGGAAAACAGATAAGTGATGTTTTTAAAAATTTCAATTTATTTATTTTCGGAGGCGTTAATTATGAACCTTATAGAGCTAAGTTTGAAAATTTAATTGGAAAAAAAGTTGATAGTATTGAGTTGTTTCCTGCCAGTGAAGGTTTTTTCGCATTTCAAGATAAACAGAATGAAAGAGGGATGTTACTTCAGCTTAACTCTGGTATTTTTTATGAATTTATTAAAGTAGAAGATTTTTTTAATGAAAATCCTAAGCGTATTACTATTAGGGATGTTGAGGTTGGTGTTAATTACGTATTGATTATTTCTACTAATGCCGGGTTATGGGCTTATAATATAGGCGATACAGTACAATTTACATCTACAAAACCATATAGAATTATTGTATCTGGGCGTATTAAACATTTTATTTCAGCTTTTGGTGAGCACGTTATTGGCAAAGAGGTAGAAGAGGCAATGAAGGAAGCCACAATAAATACTAATATTAGGGTTTCAGAATTTACGGTAGCACCTCAAATTACACCTGAAAAAGGACTTCCATATCACGAATGGTTCATAGAATTTGAAAATGAACCTGAAAATATTTCAGATTTGGCAAGTAAAATTGATGTGGCACTTCAAAAACAAAACACCTATTATTTTGATTTAATAGAGGGTAAAGTATTGCAACCACTAAAGATTACTAAAATCAAGAAAAATGGTTTTCAAGATTACATGAAATCTATAGGTAAATTGGGGGGGCAAAATAAAGTGCCTCGTTTATCAAATGACCGTAAAATTATTGAGGTTTTTCATCAGTTAAATCTTATTAAATAA
- a CDS encoding M23 family metallopeptidase, with amino-acid sequence MIENKKKQKKIRKKLLDKYRLVILNEDTFEERLSFKLSRLNVFVLGSLLCVFLIGITYLIIAFTPLREYIPGYSSTALKKKAIELNYKTDSLQQVILMNDRFYESIKKVLQGEVNKVDFNKDSIIQAVKLEASEVDLRPIHEDSILREKVDKEDKYNLFESAETATNFVLFPPVNGEISAPYNLKEKHYAVDLVVAPNTPVKATADGTVIFAEWTAETGYVIILEHSYGLISVYKHNASLTKSQGDFVKTGEVISTAGNTGTLSTGPHLHFELWNDGYPINPTNFIDFK; translated from the coding sequence ATGATAGAAAACAAAAAAAAGCAAAAAAAAATAAGGAAGAAACTGCTTGATAAGTATCGCCTTGTAATTCTTAATGAAGATACTTTTGAGGAGCGATTATCCTTTAAACTCTCACGACTCAATGTGTTTGTTTTAGGATCTTTATTGTGTGTTTTTTTAATAGGGATTACTTACCTAATTATAGCATTTACACCTTTAAGAGAGTATATACCTGGATATTCATCTACTGCTTTAAAAAAGAAAGCTATAGAATTGAATTATAAGACGGATTCGTTACAACAGGTTATTTTAATGAATGATCGTTTTTATGAATCTATTAAAAAAGTATTGCAGGGAGAAGTCAATAAAGTAGATTTTAATAAAGATTCTATTATCCAAGCTGTAAAATTAGAAGCAAGTGAAGTGGATTTAAGACCCATTCATGAAGATTCCATTTTACGCGAAAAAGTAGATAAAGAAGATAAATACAATTTATTTGAATCCGCTGAAACTGCTACAAATTTTGTATTATTTCCGCCAGTAAACGGAGAGATTAGTGCTCCTTACAATCTAAAAGAAAAGCATTATGCTGTAGATCTTGTTGTGGCTCCAAATACACCTGTAAAAGCTACTGCCGATGGTACCGTAATTTTTGCAGAATGGACGGCTGAAACAGGTTACGTTATCATTTTAGAACATAGTTATGGATTAATTTCGGTATATAAACACAATGCATCATTAACTAAAAGCCAAGGTGATTTTGTAAAAACAGGCGAAGTTATATCTACTGCAGGCAATACAGGTACATTATCTACTGGACCGCATTTGCATTTTGAGTTATGGAACGATGGATACCCCATTAACCCAACAAATTTTATAGATTTTAAATAA
- the tatA gene encoding twin-arginine translocase TatA/TatE family subunit encodes MSLYMLPLVIGAPQIILIVVVVLLLFGGKKIPELMRGLGSGIKEFKDASKDDDTKKDKKE; translated from the coding sequence ATGAGCTTATATATGTTACCACTTGTTATCGGAGCACCTCAAATTATTTTAATTGTCGTGGTAGTTTTATTATTGTTTGGAGGGAAAAAGATTCCAGAATTAATGAGAGGGCTTGGTAGCGGCATCAAAGAATTTAAAGATGCTAGTAAAGATGATGATACAAAAAAAGATAAAAAAGAATAG
- a CDS encoding DUF4837 family protein encodes MRKIILITFVSLFVIGCKDNKTSKEKYLPDSSGNLNSVSVVVDNDMWSGDVGEAIRNVLATVVDGLPQDEPMFSMSQIPPSVFSGFVTKNRTVLKVVTNKESGVFVTNDVYAKPQKVVTVSGQTKEDLIAQINNNSEKIIEAFTNSELSEKLRRIDKSLHNYTSIEEKLGLTIKFPSVYRIAKEEGKFFWIRKDITTGSMDLLLYELPYNAIKRNDSMVKQIIRIRDSVNKEMIPGPDLEPKPFMVTEKAYTPFHFETILDNKPVLETKGIWDMQNAFMAGPFVNYAIEDKVNNRWVVIEGFVFAPSVEKRDYMFEIEAIIKSVKIK; translated from the coding sequence ATGCGCAAAATCATTTTAATTACTTTCGTTTCATTATTTGTTATAGGTTGTAAAGACAACAAAACATCTAAAGAGAAATATTTACCAGATTCTTCAGGAAATTTGAATAGTGTGTCTGTAGTTGTAGATAATGACATGTGGTCTGGAGATGTTGGTGAAGCCATTAGAAATGTGCTTGCCACTGTGGTTGATGGCTTACCTCAAGATGAACCCATGTTTAGTATGAGCCAAATTCCTCCCAGTGTATTTTCTGGGTTTGTTACAAAAAATAGAACGGTTTTAAAAGTGGTAACAAATAAGGAATCTGGAGTTTTTGTTACCAATGATGTATATGCTAAACCCCAAAAAGTAGTTACTGTTTCTGGACAAACAAAAGAAGATCTTATCGCTCAAATAAATAATAATTCAGAAAAAATTATTGAGGCATTTACTAATTCAGAGTTATCGGAAAAACTGAGACGCATTGATAAATCATTACATAATTACACATCAATAGAAGAAAAATTAGGATTAACCATTAAATTTCCTTCTGTTTATAGAATAGCAAAAGAAGAAGGTAAATTCTTTTGGATACGTAAGGACATTACTACTGGCAGTATGGATTTGTTGCTTTATGAGTTGCCTTATAATGCTATTAAAAGAAATGATAGTATGGTTAAACAAATCATAAGAATTAGAGATTCTGTGAATAAAGAGATGATTCCAGGACCAGACTTAGAACCAAAGCCATTTATGGTAACAGAAAAGGCATATACCCCTTTCCATTTTGAAACTATTTTAGATAATAAGCCAGTACTTGAAACAAAAGGAATTTGGGATATGCAAAATGCTTTTATGGCAGGTCCATTTGTAAACTATGCTATTGAAGATAAAGTAAATAATAGATGGGTTGTTATTGAAGGTTTTGTTTTTGCTCCCTCTGTAGAAAAACGCGATTATATGTTTGAAATAGAAGCTATTATAAAATCTGTTAAAATTAAATAA
- a CDS encoding LysM peptidoglycan-binding domain-containing protein, translating into MVFRFIIVLALCSFEICFSQTPDSISVVKGALKDSLTDGVFPFNKSLKIELDSISIKNLEDLPEASEIDKMWLEELYSNSLFDTIYKSVSELSFEEVEYPELPTDTLKARLLELNAKTPFNVEYNPSLESVIKSYLKHRHEHLQKLMALSSYYFPMFEQSLDNHDIPLEIKYLAIVESALKPRAKSRVGATGLWQFMYATGKYYGLDVSSYVDERSDPIKSTKAAAKYLAKLYEIFGDWDLALAAYNSGPGNVTKAIRRSGGYQNYWNIRHNLPRETAGYLPAFLATMYIFEYADKHGFKKIKPEFAYVETDTVIVKQMITLDQVSEVTGVNMEELQFLNPSYKLDIIPFIKGENHTLRLPRKVIGHFVNNEDIIYAFAKAEFDKREKPMPQFFDSDAKTIYRVKSGDFLGKIARNYGVRVSQIKQWNGLRSNNLSIGQRLTIYPNKPHTTVATSSSKTTPIIPISGDITTYIVKSGDSLWSISQKFPGVSVQNIKEWNGISGTTLKPGMKLKISKG; encoded by the coding sequence ATGGTATTCAGATTTATCATTGTATTGGCACTATGTAGTTTTGAGATTTGTTTTTCTCAAACACCAGATTCAATTTCTGTAGTTAAAGGAGCTTTAAAAGACTCCTTAACAGACGGTGTTTTCCCTTTCAATAAAAGCTTAAAAATAGAATTAGACAGTATATCTATAAAAAATCTTGAAGACTTACCAGAAGCCTCAGAAATTGATAAAATGTGGCTTGAAGAATTATATAGCAATTCTTTATTTGATACAATATATAAATCAGTATCAGAACTTTCATTTGAAGAAGTTGAGTATCCAGAATTACCCACAGATACTTTAAAAGCAAGGCTTTTGGAACTTAATGCTAAAACACCATTCAATGTAGAGTATAATCCAAGTTTGGAAAGTGTTATAAAATCGTATTTAAAACATAGACACGAGCATCTACAGAAGCTGATGGCACTTAGTTCGTATTATTTTCCAATGTTTGAGCAATCATTGGATAATCATGATATTCCTTTAGAAATAAAATATTTAGCCATTGTGGAATCCGCATTAAAACCAAGAGCAAAATCTAGAGTTGGTGCTACTGGTTTATGGCAATTTATGTATGCCACAGGAAAGTATTATGGATTGGACGTGAGTAGTTATGTAGATGAGAGAAGCGATCCTATAAAATCAACAAAAGCAGCAGCAAAATACCTTGCAAAATTATATGAAATATTTGGTGATTGGGATTTAGCATTGGCTGCCTACAATTCTGGACCAGGAAATGTTACAAAGGCTATTCGTAGGTCGGGAGGTTATCAAAATTATTGGAATATTAGGCATAATTTACCCCGTGAAACGGCAGGATATTTACCAGCATTTTTGGCAACTATGTATATTTTTGAATATGCAGATAAACATGGATTTAAAAAAATAAAACCAGAATTTGCTTATGTTGAAACAGATACTGTCATTGTAAAGCAAATGATTACTTTAGATCAAGTTTCTGAAGTAACAGGAGTTAATATGGAAGAACTTCAGTTTTTAAATCCTTCGTACAAATTGGATATTATTCCATTTATTAAGGGTGAAAACCATACCCTGCGTTTACCTCGAAAGGTTATTGGTCATTTTGTTAATAATGAAGACATTATTTATGCTTTTGCTAAAGCTGAATTTGACAAGCGTGAAAAACCAATGCCTCAGTTTTTTGATTCAGATGCTAAAACAATTTATAGAGTAAAATCTGGAGATTTTTTAGGTAAAATAGCGAGGAATTATGGCGTTAGAGTAAGTCAAATTAAACAGTGGAATGGTTTAAGGAGTAACAATCTCTCTATTGGGCAGCGCTTAACTATTTATCCTAATAAACCACATACTACAGTTGCGACATCATCATCAAAAACAACCCCTATTATACCTATTTCTGGCGATATTACAACATATATTGTAAAAAGTGGAGACTCCTTGTGGAGTATTTCTCAAAAATTTCCTGGAGTTTCTGTTCAAAATATTAAAGAATGGAACGGTATTAGTGGTACTACTTTAAAACCAGGGATGAAACTCAAAATATCAAAAGGTTAA
- a CDS encoding phosphoglycerate kinase has translation MKTLNDFNFKNKKALIRVDFNVPLNDKFEVTDATRIVSAKPTIIKILEDGGSCILMSHLGRPKGIQDEFSLGHIVEKVQDILGVNVKFVDACVGEKAEAAAASLEPGEVLLLENLRFHKEETAGDKDFAAQLAKLGDIYVNDAFGTAHRAHASTTIVAQFFPNDKCFGYLLAQEIESIDKVMKTGEKPVLAILGGAKVSSKITIIENILDKVDHLIIGGGMAFTFVKAQGGKIGNSICEDDKMELALDILKQAKEKNVVVHIPVDVVAADDFSNDANTQVVDINAIPDGWEGVDAGPKSRKQFHEVVMQSKTILWNGPLGVFEMESFANGTIELGNSIAEATKNGAFSLVGGGDSVAAVKQFGFEEKVSYVSTGGGAMLESLEGKKLPGIAAILE, from the coding sequence ATGAAGACATTAAACGATTTTAATTTTAAAAATAAAAAAGCATTAATCCGAGTTGATTTTAATGTGCCATTAAATGATAAGTTTGAAGTAACTGATGCTACGCGAATAGTTTCAGCAAAACCAACAATTATTAAAATATTAGAAGATGGTGGAAGCTGTATTTTAATGTCACATTTAGGAAGACCAAAAGGTATTCAAGATGAGTTTTCATTAGGTCATATTGTTGAAAAAGTTCAAGACATTTTAGGTGTAAATGTAAAATTTGTAGATGCTTGTGTTGGAGAAAAAGCAGAAGCAGCAGCTGCAAGTTTAGAGCCAGGTGAAGTGTTATTATTAGAAAATTTACGCTTCCATAAAGAAGAAACTGCTGGTGATAAAGATTTTGCAGCTCAATTAGCAAAATTAGGCGATATTTATGTAAACGATGCTTTTGGAACTGCTCACAGAGCTCATGCTTCTACAACTATAGTAGCCCAATTTTTCCCTAATGATAAATGTTTTGGATATTTATTAGCACAAGAAATTGAAAGTATAGATAAGGTAATGAAAACAGGAGAAAAACCTGTGTTAGCCATATTAGGTGGCGCAAAGGTTTCCTCTAAAATTACTATCATTGAAAACATATTAGATAAAGTAGATCATTTGATTATTGGTGGCGGTATGGCTTTTACCTTTGTAAAAGCACAAGGTGGTAAAATAGGTAATTCTATTTGTGAAGATGATAAAATGGAATTGGCTTTAGATATTTTAAAACAAGCTAAAGAAAAGAATGTAGTTGTACATATTCCTGTGGATGTAGTTGCTGCAGATGATTTTAGTAATGATGCTAATACTCAAGTGGTAGATATTAATGCTATTCCAGATGGTTGGGAAGGTGTTGATGCCGGTCCAAAATCTAGAAAACAATTTCATGAGGTAGTGATGCAAAGCAAAACAATTCTTTGGAATGGTCCATTAGGAGTGTTTGAAATGGAATCTTTTGCAAATGGGACTATTGAATTAGGTAATTCTATTGCTGAAGCAACTAAAAATGGTGCGTTTTCATTAGTTGGAGGTGGTGATTCTGTAGCTGCAGTAAAACAATTTGGCTTTGAAGAGAAAGTAAGCTACGTAAGTACGGGTGGAGGTGCTATGCTTGAAAGCTTGGAAGGTAAAAAATTACCTGGAATTGCTGCTATTTTAGAATAA
- a CDS encoding ATP-binding protein, with product MLFENILGQEHIKKHLTQSVDHGRIAHAQLFIGNEGCGTLPMAIAYAQYILCNNTNSENNTGNATCNLKFENISHPDLHFAFPVTTSDKVKSHPVSSHYLKEWRQLLKEQPYGNLFDWYKLLGVDNKQGQIGVDEALDIVKALSLKSYEGGYKVMLIWMAEKMNTTASNKLLKLIEEPPNKTIFILIAEDEEQIINTIRSRCQVLHFPPLAEEVIKDALIKDYNVEAAIATKIAHQANGNYNKACDLIYKDSEDIQFEEWFIFWIRSAFKAKGNKAAIHDLISWSEDIAKTGRETQKQFLNFCLDFFRQALLLNYNATELVYFEPKTENFKLENFAPFIHNNNILDISNELQEAIYHIERNGNSKIILTDLSIKLTRLLHKKEDS from the coding sequence ATGCTTTTTGAAAATATTTTAGGTCAAGAACACATAAAAAAACACCTCACTCAAAGTGTGGATCATGGTAGAATTGCCCATGCCCAATTGTTTATTGGTAATGAAGGCTGTGGTACATTGCCAATGGCAATAGCCTATGCCCAATATATTTTATGCAATAATACCAATAGTGAAAACAATACAGGCAACGCTACTTGTAACTTAAAATTTGAAAATATTTCGCATCCCGATTTGCACTTTGCTTTTCCTGTTACAACATCAGATAAAGTTAAAAGTCATCCCGTTTCCAGTCATTATTTAAAAGAATGGCGGCAACTATTAAAAGAACAGCCTTACGGAAATCTTTTTGATTGGTATAAATTACTAGGTGTAGACAACAAACAAGGTCAGATAGGTGTTGATGAAGCACTTGATATTGTAAAAGCACTGTCTTTAAAATCCTATGAAGGAGGTTACAAAGTGATGCTCATTTGGATGGCAGAAAAAATGAACACTACTGCTTCTAACAAACTTTTAAAATTAATTGAAGAGCCCCCTAACAAAACCATTTTTATTTTAATTGCTGAAGATGAAGAGCAAATTATCAATACCATAAGATCTCGGTGTCAAGTTTTACATTTCCCGCCTTTAGCTGAAGAAGTAATTAAAGACGCATTAATTAAAGATTATAATGTTGAAGCAGCTATTGCAACTAAAATAGCACACCAAGCCAATGGCAATTACAACAAAGCCTGCGATTTAATTTATAAAGACTCTGAAGATATACAGTTTGAGGAGTGGTTTATTTTTTGGATTCGAAGTGCCTTTAAAGCAAAGGGCAACAAAGCTGCTATTCATGATTTAATTTCTTGGAGTGAAGACATTGCTAAAACGGGACGAGAAACCCAAAAACAATTTTTAAATTTTTGTTTGGATTTTTTCAGACAAGCCTTACTATTAAATTATAATGCCACTGAATTAGTATATTTTGAACCAAAAACAGAGAACTTTAAATTAGAAAATTTTGCGCCATTCATTCATAATAATAATATTTTAGATATTTCGAATGAACTCCAAGAGGCTATCTACCATATTGAACGCAATGGAAATTCAAAAATAATATTAACCGATTTATCCATTAAATTAACACGGTTACTTCATAAAAAAGAAGATAGTTAA
- a CDS encoding DUF4249 domain-containing protein yields MKTYIKFLLLTAILSFLSCEEVIDVDVPTATSKLVIEASIDWEKGTSGNNQSIKLSTSSAYFDTETNTMVIGASVKVENTDTNEIFVFADNGDGTYSTSSFVPIIGNNYSLEVIYNNETYIATETLIAVPNIKNITQSTEGAFDDELLEVNVYFDDPIDEENYYLTRFYEENDLFATFNSLSDEFLNGNEIYVFFEKDKDEENNQASFQPGDTVEINLYGISERYYNYIRLLLEQYGSGGGPFSSSGAKIKGNCINQTNKDNEAFGYFRLTEVNKTSYMFQ; encoded by the coding sequence ATGAAAACATATATAAAATTTCTTTTGTTAACAGCTATTTTATCTTTTTTATCTTGTGAAGAGGTTATTGATGTAGATGTACCAACAGCAACTTCAAAATTAGTAATTGAAGCATCTATTGATTGGGAAAAGGGTACTTCAGGAAATAATCAAAGTATTAAACTAAGTACATCATCTGCATATTTTGATACGGAAACCAATACTATGGTAATAGGAGCTTCTGTAAAGGTTGAAAACACAGATACAAACGAAATATTTGTATTTGCAGACAATGGAGATGGAACTTATAGCACATCAAGTTTTGTACCCATAATTGGAAATAATTACAGTTTGGAAGTTATATATAACAATGAAACATATATAGCAACTGAAACCTTAATAGCTGTTCCTAATATTAAAAATATTACACAGTCTACAGAGGGAGCATTTGATGATGAGCTATTAGAGGTGAATGTTTATTTTGACGATCCGATTGATGAAGAAAACTATTATTTAACCCGTTTTTATGAAGAAAATGATTTATTTGCTACTTTTAATAGTCTGTCAGACGAGTTTTTAAACGGAAATGAAATTTATGTTTTCTTTGAAAAAGATAAGGATGAAGAGAATAACCAAGCTTCATTTCAACCTGGAGACACTGTTGAAATTAATTTGTATGGTATTTCTGAAAGGTATTATAATTATATACGGTTACTTTTAGAACAGTACGGTAGTGGTGGAGGCCCTTTTTCTTCTTCAGGGGCAAAAATCAAAGGGAACTGTATCAATCAAACAAATAAAGATAATGAAGCCTTTGGTTATTTTAGGCTTACAGAAGTTAACAAAACAAGTTATATGTTTCAGTAG
- a CDS encoding TonB-dependent receptor, translating into MKNIFLAFCLLFSFSLVAQESYSIRGSIKDSNNGETLLGATVFLKGTNTGSVTNEYGFYSITAPKGDYVLVISYIGYDTLSKNIQLNSDININFELNEASTTLDEIIIVADDDSEQIAIKKPQMSVSKLNSATIKQMPAVLGEIDVIKSIQMLPGVTNNGEGSAGFNVRGGAADQNLVLLDEAIIYNTSHFFGFFSVFNADAIKDIKLYKGDIPAKFGGRVSSVLDVRQKDGNSKNFSLNGGIGLISSRLSSEGPLFKDKGSFLIAGRTSYAHLFMKASEELKDDKLSFYDLNLKTNYEINKNNRVYLSGYFGRDVFNISNVIKNNYGNATGNIRWNHVFNDKLFSNLSLIYSRYDYQIVLDFIELDWIADIKNYNLKYDFKYYLTDMLQLDFGVSGITYSLNPGEVGPSSDTSPVNYLKLDQKRAFESGMYISAEHQITDKLTAQYGLRYSRFNRLGGQSITSYVNNKAVVYDQVLGIYERGEAASEIYYKKNESIKTFNNFEPRLGISYQLDEVSSIKASYTNTTQYLHLLSNTASVTPLDVWTPSGTYIKPQRSNQYALGYYKNFKNKKYSLELETYYKSIDNRIDYIDGSSLIGNNTIETEILNGKARAYGLEVLLRKNKGKFTGWLAYTLSKSEQRTFGGQAGGEGINGGNWYNTPYDRTHDISITGSYKLNNKWTFSSNLIFQTGRPVTYPNGQYTYEGLSIASYSNRNEDRLPAYHRLDLSATYVPNKKTNKRWKGEWVFGIYNVYNRQNAASITFMQSDETGLNEASRISIFGIIPSVTYNFKF; encoded by the coding sequence ATGAAAAACATTTTTTTAGCTTTTTGCCTATTATTTTCTTTCTCATTAGTTGCTCAAGAAAGCTATAGCATCAGAGGATCTATTAAAGATTCAAATAATGGCGAAACTTTATTAGGTGCTACCGTTTTTTTGAAAGGAACTAATACGGGTTCTGTAACGAATGAATACGGTTTTTATTCTATAACAGCTCCAAAAGGAGATTATGTTTTAGTAATATCTTATATAGGTTATGATACACTGAGTAAAAACATACAATTAAATTCAGATATAAATATCAATTTTGAATTAAATGAAGCATCCACAACTTTGGATGAAATTATTATTGTGGCTGATGATGATTCTGAACAAATTGCAATTAAAAAACCTCAAATGAGTGTTTCTAAGCTTAACAGTGCAACCATTAAGCAAATGCCTGCAGTATTGGGCGAGATAGATGTGATAAAATCTATACAAATGCTTCCAGGCGTTACAAATAATGGAGAAGGTTCTGCTGGTTTTAATGTAAGAGGTGGAGCTGCAGATCAAAATTTAGTACTACTTGATGAAGCTATTATTTACAATACATCTCATTTTTTTGGGTTCTTCTCGGTGTTTAATGCCGATGCAATTAAAGACATAAAACTCTACAAAGGCGATATTCCTGCTAAATTTGGTGGACGTGTGTCCTCGGTTTTAGATGTTAGACAAAAAGACGGAAACAGTAAAAATTTTAGTTTAAATGGTGGTATAGGATTGATATCCAGTAGGTTGTCTTCTGAAGGTCCGCTTTTTAAGGATAAAGGTTCTTTTTTAATTGCTGGTAGAACGTCATATGCACATTTGTTTATGAAAGCATCAGAAGAATTAAAAGATGATAAATTATCTTTTTATGATTTAAACCTTAAAACCAACTATGAAATTAATAAAAATAATCGTGTTTACTTATCTGGTTATTTTGGAAGGGACGTGTTCAATATTTCAAATGTTATAAAAAATAATTATGGCAATGCTACAGGAAATATAAGATGGAATCATGTTTTTAACGATAAGTTATTTTCAAATTTATCACTTATTTATAGTAGGTATGATTACCAAATTGTATTGGATTTTATTGAGTTGGATTGGATTGCAGATATTAAAAATTATAACTTAAAATATGATTTCAAATATTATTTAACAGATATGCTGCAATTAGATTTTGGTGTTAGTGGTATTACTTATAGTTTGAATCCAGGAGAAGTAGGTCCTAGTTCGGACACTTCACCTGTTAATTATTTAAAATTAGACCAAAAAAGAGCTTTTGAAAGTGGTATGTATATAAGTGCAGAACATCAAATAACTGATAAACTAACTGCTCAATACGGTCTAAGATATAGTCGTTTTAATAGGTTAGGTGGCCAAAGTATTACAAGTTATGTAAACAATAAAGCAGTTGTATATGATCAAGTGTTAGGGATTTATGAAAGAGGTGAAGCGGCTTCAGAAATCTATTATAAAAAAAATGAAAGTATAAAAACGTTTAATAATTTTGAACCTCGTTTAGGGATTTCTTATCAATTAGATGAAGTATCTTCAATAAAGGCTAGTTATACAAATACCACACAATATTTACATTTGCTTTCTAATACGGCATCTGTAACACCACTTGATGTTTGGACACCAAGTGGCACTTATATAAAGCCACAACGTTCAAATCAATATGCTTTAGGTTATTATAAAAATTTTAAAAACAAAAAGTACAGTTTAGAGCTTGAAACCTATTATAAATCTATAGACAATCGTATAGATTATATAGATGGTTCTAGTTTAATTGGCAATAATACTATTGAAACTGAAATTTTAAATGGAAAGGCTAGGGCATACGGATTAGAGGTTTTATTACGAAAAAATAAAGGGAAGTTCACAGGCTGGTTGGCCTATACTCTTTCTAAATCTGAACAAAGAACGTTTGGAGGTCAGGCTGGTGGTGAAGGAATTAACGGTGGAAATTGGTACAATACACCTTATGACAGAACACATGATATATCAATAACGGGAAGTTATAAGTTAAATAATAAATGGACTTTTAGCTCAAATTTAATATTTCAAACTGGCCGTCCGGTTACATACCCTAATGGTCAATATACGTATGAAGGATTGTCTATTGCATCGTATTCCAATAGAAATGAAGATAGACTTCCGGCATATCATAGGTTGGATCTTTCAGCTACCTATGTGCCTAATAAAAAGACAAATAAACGCTGGAAGGGTGAATGGGTTTTCGGTATTTATAATGTTTACAACAGACAAAATGCCGCTTCAATAACATTTATGCAAAGTGATGAAACAGGCTTAAATGAGGCCTCAAGAATTTCAATTTTTGGTATTATTCCTTCAGTAACCTATAATTTTAAATTTTAA